In the genome of Vespa crabro chromosome 1, iyVesCrab1.2, whole genome shotgun sequence, the window AGCTAACAGAAATCAGAAGAAAGAAcggtcaatttttttttatagggcGCGAGGACGAGCTCTCGCCGTGGCGCGATGGTTAAACTAAACTCTACGAGCGCAGAACTGCTGCCACCACCTTCTTCAGAATTCATATATAGGtgtttattgattttatcctAGAAATACTGTGACCTTGACAACAACACCAACACGACACGTTTTGATATTAGTATCGTTGAATATATAATtcagaattttttatattctttaaatctAACATGTAAGAACTTTATGAATAGTTTAGATAGAGTGATCGATGATGCATTCGCGTTACTACTTGGAACGTAGTTAcggaaaggaaacgaaatcGAATTCGTTGATTATTGGAGTTCGACGAAACGAAAGGGTACTGTAGCTTTCGAAGAATTCTAATTTATTCGCTGTATTATCGTACCGCGACAGAAAACGTCAAAGTTATTATCTCTTGCATCGAGGGAATATTTATgatctaataaattaataatttaacgtaTCACGATCGTTGGGTCACACTACCATCGGTCGGAGAAAATAAGCGTTGATTGGTCGTAAAGTGTAAGCTTGAAAATCTCTCAAATTCGAGGagcatttatattttcataatgtcATTAACGTTTgcccgaaaaaaaaaataatatcgcttATTACGAAGCGCGGCGaatgatgaaaatttttcaatgcatatgtatgcgtgtgtgcgtgcacACTTGCATAGACACGCATAACTACGTatgcaaatatttataatattctttagtTTAATAGATTAATAGATTTGTACGTAAGACAATCATCTCGAATCGAccattatattattctatagaAATGAGAACATAAGTGGTATCTCTGGCCACGCGGTAGGACAATGCTCGAGTATTGTTACAAatggaataattttcttttcctgtatcggtataaaatgatttcctaaagaatttttacacttatttacaatttgtcctattaataataataaactacgACCATAGGAATCGTCATATAAATTCGAATCCTTCGAATTTCTTATCCATTACTTTCGTTTCCGGCATTATAATGGTACCGTCTATAGAGAATGCCATAATATACGTTGCCGTTTTCCCCTGATATTCTTCCGTTTTTAACGCTACTACGACCATGTCCTCGGATCCCGGTAGGAACTTGAAACTCGAGAAGCCTCTAACAGGAATTAGTTCACCGATTTCTTTAACctataaattaattagatttatCCTTTAAATGAGTGCATTAAAActaaacgattaaaatttatctaaatatcatttaatattgaCCTTAATATCTACAAAATTTTCATCAGCAGTTAGGAGAACGTTACAGCTCATTGTCTCATCCTTGGTTTCATTGTAGCGTTCTTTGGAACATCTCCTTGGTAGAAAGAACCAACTTTTATGTATGTCACTCCATGCACCTGATTCATGTATCATATAACCTGTCGAAAGAATAAcctttaacaattattttcatgGTTTTACGTTATGACCAATTAGCCTACCTGGATACTCAATATTAATCGCTTGCCTCAGTCTCTTATAATTTGAAATCCAATTTATGGAGTGAATTTCCCCTTTAGGGGAAACTACTTTGATCCACTGGGGATTATTGTGCTCATATTCACCGGAAGGAGTGGTCCATTCCTTTCCCATACTCCCTACGTACAATTGTTCATCCTTAACCGTTGCCCATTCTGACTTGA includes:
- the LOC124432091 gene encoding soluble calcium-activated nucleotidase 1 isoform X3 — its product is MAFLRRYNKTYPATSPIRTSKGITYRIAIVSDLDHDSKALDKKDTWYSLMKTGSLFWNPSTNFLSILWDDRTLVLSSSLAMKARGMELSELITFDGHLLTFDDRTGMIYHIEDNQAYPWVILLDGNGKNPKGFKSEWATVKDEQLYVGSMGKEWTTPSGEYEHNNPQWIKVVSPKGEIHSINWISNYKRLRQAINIEYPGYMIHESGAWSDIHKSWFFLPRRCSKERYNETKDETMSCNVLLTADENFVDIKVKEIGELIPVRGFSSFKFLPGSEDMVVVALKTEEYQGKTATYIMAFSIDGTIIMPETKVMDKKFEGFEFI
- the LOC124432091 gene encoding soluble calcium-activated nucleotidase 1 isoform X2; this translates as MSGVGTGKRVSSIEKGSHGVSEQAFTGREEYLRVRVRVRVPVRAPVIGTDRSLEWRLTRYNKTYPATSPIRTSKGITYRIAIVSDLDHDSKALDKKDTWYSLMKTGSLFWNPSTNFLSILWDDRTLVLSSSLAMKARGMELSELITFDGHLLTFDDRTGMIYHIEDNQAYPWVILLDGNGKNPKGFKSEWATVKDEQLYVGSMGKEWTTPSGEYEHNNPQWIKVVSPKGEIHSINWISNYKRLRQAINIEYPGYMIHESGAWSDIHKSWFFLPRRCSKERYNETKDETMSCNVLLTADENFVDIKVKEIGELIPVRGFSSFKFLPGSEDMVVVALKTEEYQGKTATYIMAFSIDGTIIMPETKVMDKKFEGFEFI